Proteins from a genomic interval of Rhinoraja longicauda isolate Sanriku21f chromosome 16, sRhiLon1.1, whole genome shotgun sequence:
- the pwwp2b gene encoding PWWP domain-containing protein 2B isoform X1 encodes MAALSPTPPPAAAAGLRPDAQLTGSQLTVTVEHVVSGTLVVSTNVGGSSFTGILIDMAKRSGLCGLLPNQFPAELCTSEALDGKEQSSICQTESQPCNLEQGCQTRMSNQEEVSPHQPLPKTVPCLPPYCEGVPLPQPLVLRQTYNQWVPQPPPRTIKRTKRRLSRNRDPGKLIMSTIRLRPRQVLCEKCKNTLNREEEEEEDEDDKDRHNNKNDKKTSVQENEKRKPEIMCCENRKVKKEKKDEQCSTEMVHRSPVIKISYSTPQGKGKVVKIPSRVHGSVEPFCPKRLMQNESVDQDKNANGDEMEVLPEKSFSSPSGTIPKLKLTRPLHSMADIPPPRIRLKPHRLNNGDNVAIYKAELVDNLNGGVLPTRRSDSSTLHSEESTGKSSIETSGSSGEEDQWRYKRSRRSKDQGDLTVYLSYRKKRADSSSLSVCSNDSLDESKSSSSEITSPEICDFAPGDDASVSSSSKEEKTVPPLTVRLHTKTVTKCVTTEGRTISVGDIVWGKIHGFPWWPACILGISVNKKENGTPLWQEARVSWFGSPTTSLLSVSKVSPFLEYFKLRFNRKKKGVYRRAITEAAKAADHLTPEIRSLLSQYES; translated from the exons ATGGCGGCGCTCAGCCCAACACCGCCGCCCGCAGCCGCAGCGGGGCTACGACCCGACGCCCAGCTCACCGGCTCCCAGCTCACCGTCACCGTGGAGCACGTCGTCAGCGGCACCTTGGTGGTGTCCACCAACGTCGGAGGGAGCAGCTTCACCGGCATCCTGATAGACATGGCCAAGAG GTCAGGATTATGTGGTTTGCTGCCAAACCAGTTTCCTGCAGAATTATGCACCAGTGAAGCCCTTGATGGGAAAGAACAGTCGTCCATCTGTCAAACTGAGTCTCAGCCCTGCAACTTGGAACAGGGCTGTCAAACCCGGATGTCAAACCAAGAAGAAGTCTCGCCTCATCAGCCATTACCAAAAACTGTGCCTTGTTTGCCACCTTATTGTGAAGGTGTACCTCTGCCACAACCTTTGGTATTGAGACAGACTTACAATCAGTGGGTTCCGCAGCCACCGCCTCGGACAATCAAACGCACAAAAAGACGTCTGTCAAGGAATCGCGATCCTGGTAAGCTTATAATGAGCACCATTAGATTGCGACCTAGGCAGGTGCTGTGCGAAAAATGCAAAAACACACTAaatcgggaggaggaggaggaggaggatgaggatgacaaagataggcacaataaTAAGAATGACAAAAAAACTAGTGTGCAGGAAAATGAAAAGAGGAAACCTGAGATCATGTGCTGTGAAAATAGGAAAGtaaaaaaggaaaagaaagatGAACAATGTTCTACTGAGATGGTGCATCGAAGCCCAGTGATTAAAATATCATATAGCACTCCTCAAGGTAAAGGGAAGGTTGTGAAAATTCCCTCACGGGTACATGGCTCAGTTGAGCCCTTTTGTCCTAAACGATTAATGCAAAATGAAAGTGTGGACCAGGACAAGAATGCAAATGGTGATGAAATGGAGGTTCTTCCAGAAAAGTCATTTTCTAGTCCATCTGGAACCATTCCAAAGTTAAAACTCACTAGGCCTTTGCATTCCATGGCAGACATCCCACCACCCAGAATTCGATTAAAACCTCATCGCCTCAATAACGGGGACAATGTTGCAATTTATAAGGCTGAGCTTGTAGATAATCTAAATGGCGGTGTGTTACCTACAAGGAGATCAGATAGTAGTACACTTCATTCTGAAGAATCTACAGGAAAAAGTTCAATAGAGACATCAGGGAGTTCTGGAGAGGAGGACCAATGGAGGTACAAAAGGAGTCGTCGAAGCAAGGATCAAGGTGATCTGACTGTATATTTAAGTTATAGGAAAAAAAGAGCAGATTCATCAAGTTTATCGGTCTGTAGTAATGATAGTCTAGATGAATCAAAGTCTTCTAGTTCAGAAATAACTTCACCAGAAATATGTGATTTTGCACCTGGAGATGATGCATCTGTGTCATCTTCTTCCAAAGAAGAAaagactgtgccacccttaactgTGAGACTTCATACCAAAACTGTCACAAAATGTGTAACAACTGAAGGCAGGACAATATCTGTCGGAGATATTGTATGGGGGAAAATTCATGGCTTTCCTTGGTGGCCTGCGTGCATTCTTGGCATTAGTGTTAACAAGAAGGAAAATGGAACACCATTGTGGCAGGAAGCCAGAGTGTCTTGGTTTGGATCACCTACAACGTCGCTGCTTTCTGTATCAAAGGTCTCTCCATTTTTGGAGTATTTTAAGTTGAGGTTTAACAGAAAGAAGAAAGGAGTGTACCGTAGGGCGATTACAGAAGCTGCCAAGGCCGCTGATCACCTGACACCTGAAATCCGATCTCTTCTTTCGCAATATGAAAGTTAA
- the pwwp2b gene encoding PWWP domain-containing protein 2B isoform X2 — MAALSPTPPPAAAAGLRPDAQLTGSQLTVTVEHVVSGTLVVSTNVGGSSFTGILIDMAKRSGLCGLLPNQFPAELCTSEALDGKEQSSICQTESQPCNLEQGCQTRMSNQEEVSPHQPLPKTVPCLPPYCEGVPLPQPLVLRQTYNQWVPQPPPRTIKRTKRRLSRNRDPDS; from the exons ATGGCGGCGCTCAGCCCAACACCGCCGCCCGCAGCCGCAGCGGGGCTACGACCCGACGCCCAGCTCACCGGCTCCCAGCTCACCGTCACCGTGGAGCACGTCGTCAGCGGCACCTTGGTGGTGTCCACCAACGTCGGAGGGAGCAGCTTCACCGGCATCCTGATAGACATGGCCAAGAG GTCAGGATTATGTGGTTTGCTGCCAAACCAGTTTCCTGCAGAATTATGCACCAGTGAAGCCCTTGATGGGAAAGAACAGTCGTCCATCTGTCAAACTGAGTCTCAGCCCTGCAACTTGGAACAGGGCTGTCAAACCCGGATGTCAAACCAAGAAGAAGTCTCGCCTCATCAGCCATTACCAAAAACTGTGCCTTGTTTGCCACCTTATTGTGAAGGTGTACCTCTGCCACAACCTTTGGTATTGAGACAGACTTACAATCAGTGGGTTCCGCAGCCACCGCCTCGGACAATCAAACGCACAAAAAGACGTCTGTCAAGGAATCGCGATCCTG